GATTACATAATTTAATAGATTATTTTACCTTTGATACAATACCTCCAAAAGGGATAATGTTATTATATCCATTTTCAAAACAGTATTTTATATCTCCAGTGACCTTTTGGTTTGGCTGTGAACATCAAACATTAGGAGATACAGTCTCATTTTACAGCTTAATTAGTATGGGATATGATTTAATTACGGTTGGATTGATTACCTTCATAGTTATAATATCAAAAAGAATCTATGAATTTAGGGTTCTGCAAAATAGGATTGGGGAGAGACAATAAATAAATATTAAATATTAAATATCAAATATCAAATATAAATATCAAAATGCAAAATTACAAATCAAATTTCAAATTGGTAATATCTTTGCTTCAAGTATTTTAACGCTGAAAGGGAAGAGATAATTTTTAGTTG
The bacterium genome window above contains:
- a CDS encoding metal-dependent hydrolase, which codes for MSTPIAHSLAGINVYLVSKNKNTLNNRLLILYCLIVSNLPDIDFFCITTDGIKWSALYHHQVTHSIIFILILSLIAWFTGGRRLGIITLWCLGLHNLIDYFTFDTIPPKGIMLLYPFSKQYFISPVTFWFGCEHQTLGDTVSFYSLISMGYDLITVGLITFIVIISKRIYEFRVLQNRIGERQ